The Setaria italica strain Yugu1 chromosome IX, Setaria_italica_v2.0, whole genome shotgun sequence genome has a window encoding:
- the LOC101778230 gene encoding LOW QUALITY PROTEIN: SPX domain-containing protein 4 (The sequence of the model RefSeq protein was modified relative to this genomic sequence to represent the inferred CDS: inserted 4 bases in 3 codons), with translation MKFGKDXRNTGETLPAWRDKYLXYKALKKLIKNCXPAEPAAFPLPPPPPAAEGLGGGAGQGNVALGNWFASILDMELHKLNEFYMEREEWYVIRLQVLKERIERVKAKKNDAFTSRSEFTEEMLEIRKDFVIIHGEMILLQTYSSLNFAGLVKILKKYDKRTGGLLSLPFTQRVRHQPFFTTEPLTRLVRECEANLELLFPVEAEVLEPSSSSNLEPHAGAKRDPTSSGDVETSDVYRSTLAAMKAIQGLRKASSTYNPLSLSRFFNGEDGEACSGAITSESSLSDSSTDSQIQDAGKDDKEVQSNSREHNAAQREHNVEGEPRDE, from the exons ATGAAGTTCGGGAAGGA TCGGAACACTGGAGAGACGCTGCCGGCGTGGAGGGACAAGTACC GCTACAAGGCCCTCAAGAAGCTCATCAAGAACT GGCCCGCCGAACCCGCCGcctttccccttcctcctccgccacccgccgccgagGGACTGGGGGGTGGGGCCGGCCAGGGGAACGTCGCTCTGGGGAACTGGTTCGCCAGCATCCTCGACATGGAGCTCcacaagctcaacgagttctaCATGGAGAGGGAGGAGTGGTACGTCATCCGCCTCCAG GTGCTGAAGGAGAGGATTGAGCGCGTCAAAGCTAAGAAGAATGATGCTTTTACATCCAGGAGTGAATTTACTGAAGAGATGCTAGAGATACGTAAGGATTTTGTGATTATACATGGTGAAATGATTCTTCTGCAAACCTATAGCTCCCTAAATTTTGCTG GACTAGTGAAGATACTGAAGAAGTATGACAAGAGAACAGGCGGTTTGCTCAGCCTGCCTTTCACTCAGCGTGTCCGTCACCAGCCATTTTTCACAACCGAACCTTTAACAAGGCTTGTTCGAGAATGCGAGGCTAATCTTGAACTCCTTTTCCCGGTCGAAGCAGAAGTTCTTGAGCCTAGTTCATCTTCAAATCTGGAACCACATGCCGGGGCTAAGCGTGATCCAACATCATCTGGCGATGTGGAAACCTCAGATGTGTACCGAAGCACACTAGCAGCAATGAAAGCAATACAGGGCCTTCGGAAAGCCAGCTCTACTTACAACCCCCTGTCTCTGTCTAGGTTCTTCAATGGTGAGGATGGTGAAGCCTGTTCTGGTGCCATCACTTCTGAGAGTTCATTATCAGATTCCTCAACAGACTCCCAGATTCAGGATGCTGGAAAGGACGATAAAGAGGTGCAATCAAATTCAAGGGAGCATAATGCTGCTCAAAGGGAACATAATGTAGAAGGCGAGCCACGTGATGAATAA
- the LOC101777823 gene encoding transmembrane protein 184A isoform X2, which yields MKTSYDAWVIYNFLSLCLAWVGGPGAVVVSLSGRTLKPSWILMTCCYPAIPLDGRFIRRCKQGCLQFVILKPILVVITFILYAKGKYKDGNFSVNQSYLYITIIYTISYSMALYALALFYAACRDLLRPYNPVPKFIMIKSVVFLTYWQGVLVFLVAKSRLIKNADKAADLQNFVLCVEMLIAAIGHLFAFPYKEYAGPNARPAGGFRESLLHALKFNDFYHDTVHQFAPTYNEYVLYNHNEGDNAQTKYPSGSTAPSGQGVELAGITVVASNSPVTSSASSNQADQEETMTTPIKDKVDPPGGLYDLTDLLDVDLSNYPAKVPAITDVRKQ from the exons ATGAAAACAAG CTATGATGCTTGGGTCATCTACAATTTCCTCTCACTCTGCTTGGCATGGGTGGGAGGTCCTGGTGCTGTGGTTGTAAGTTTGAGTGGCCGAACCCTGAAACCGTCATGGATTCTGATGACTTGTTGTTATccagctattcctctagatgG GCGTTTTATACGAAGATGCAAACAAGGTTGCTTGCAATTTGTGATTCTCAAGCCTATTTTGGTTGTTATCACCTTCATACTTTATGCAAAAGGAAAATACAAGGACGGAAACTTCAGTGTCAACCAATCCTATCTGTACATAACAATCATATATACAATCTCATACTCAATGGCATTATATGCCCTCGCCTTGTTCTATGCGGCATGCAGGGATCTACTTCGGCCATACAATCCTGTCCCAAAATTCATAATGATCAAATCGGTCGTGTTTCTCACATATTGGCAG GGTGTCCTGGTTTTCCTTGTTGCAAAATCTCGACTTATCAAGAATGCTGATAAGGCCGCTGATCTCCAGAACTTTGTATTGTGTGTTGAGATGCTCATAGCAGCCATCGGGCACTTATTTGCCTTCCCCTACAAGGAATATGCAGGTCCCAATGCCCGCCCTGCTGGTGGTTTCAGAGAAAGCCTTCTTCATGCTTTGAAGTTCAATGATTTTTACCATGACACTGTTCACCAG TTTGCTCCTACATACAACGAATATGTGCTCTACAATCACAATGAGGGAGATAATGCACAAACAAAGTATCCCTCAGGGAGCACCGCGCCAAGCGGGCAGGGTGTAGAGTTAGCTGGCATCACCGTGGTAGCTTCAAATAGTCCAGTGACATCAAGTGCCTCATCGAACCAGGCAGATCAGGAAGAAACAATGACAACCCCAATCAAGGACAAAGTCGATCCTCCTGGAGGGCTTTATGACCTCACGGACTTGCTAGACGTGGATTTGTCTAACTACCCAGCCAAGGTTCCTGCAATCACCGATGTAAGAAAACAATGA
- the LOC101777823 gene encoding transmembrane protein 184A isoform X1, with product MEWASAAYTAAALVCAAAATVVALVHIYRHLLHYAEPIYQRFIVRMIFMVPVYAVMSFLSLILPENAIYFNSIREIYDAWVIYNFLSLCLAWVGGPGAVVVSLSGRTLKPSWILMTCCYPAIPLDGRFIRRCKQGCLQFVILKPILVVITFILYAKGKYKDGNFSVNQSYLYITIIYTISYSMALYALALFYAACRDLLRPYNPVPKFIMIKSVVFLTYWQGVLVFLVAKSRLIKNADKAADLQNFVLCVEMLIAAIGHLFAFPYKEYAGPNARPAGGFRESLLHALKFNDFYHDTVHQFAPTYNEYVLYNHNEGDNAQTKYPSGSTAPSGQGVELAGITVVASNSPVTSSASSNQADQEETMTTPIKDKVDPPGGLYDLTDLLDVDLSNYPAKVPAITDVRKQ from the exons ATGGAGTGGGCGTCGGCGGCGTACACGGCCGCGGCGCTCGtgtgcgccgcggcggccaccgtGGTCGCGCTCGTGCACATCTACCGGCACCTCCTCCACTACGCTGAGCCAATCTACCAGCGGTTCATCGTCCGCATGATCTTCATGGTCCCG GTATATGCTGTGATGTCATTCCTTTCCCTTATCCTTCCTGAAAATGCGATATATTTCAATTCTATTCGAGAGAT CTATGATGCTTGGGTCATCTACAATTTCCTCTCACTCTGCTTGGCATGGGTGGGAGGTCCTGGTGCTGTGGTTGTAAGTTTGAGTGGCCGAACCCTGAAACCGTCATGGATTCTGATGACTTGTTGTTATccagctattcctctagatgG GCGTTTTATACGAAGATGCAAACAAGGTTGCTTGCAATTTGTGATTCTCAAGCCTATTTTGGTTGTTATCACCTTCATACTTTATGCAAAAGGAAAATACAAGGACGGAAACTTCAGTGTCAACCAATCCTATCTGTACATAACAATCATATATACAATCTCATACTCAATGGCATTATATGCCCTCGCCTTGTTCTATGCGGCATGCAGGGATCTACTTCGGCCATACAATCCTGTCCCAAAATTCATAATGATCAAATCGGTCGTGTTTCTCACATATTGGCAG GGTGTCCTGGTTTTCCTTGTTGCAAAATCTCGACTTATCAAGAATGCTGATAAGGCCGCTGATCTCCAGAACTTTGTATTGTGTGTTGAGATGCTCATAGCAGCCATCGGGCACTTATTTGCCTTCCCCTACAAGGAATATGCAGGTCCCAATGCCCGCCCTGCTGGTGGTTTCAGAGAAAGCCTTCTTCATGCTTTGAAGTTCAATGATTTTTACCATGACACTGTTCACCAG TTTGCTCCTACATACAACGAATATGTGCTCTACAATCACAATGAGGGAGATAATGCACAAACAAAGTATCCCTCAGGGAGCACCGCGCCAAGCGGGCAGGGTGTAGAGTTAGCTGGCATCACCGTGGTAGCTTCAAATAGTCCAGTGACATCAAGTGCCTCATCGAACCAGGCAGATCAGGAAGAAACAATGACAACCCCAATCAAGGACAAAGTCGATCCTCCTGGAGGGCTTTATGACCTCACGGACTTGCTAGACGTGGATTTGTCTAACTACCCAGCCAAGGTTCCTGCAATCACCGATGTAAGAAAACAATGA